The Streptomyces sp. ICC1 DNA window GCGCGAAGACTTCGGTCAAGTCGGACCAGGTCCGGATGCCCGACCGGGCGGTGGTGCGCCGCGACTACCAGGCGCACCCGGGCTCGGTGTGCGTCCTCGCCCTCGACGAGGAGCAGCGCGTGCTGGTCCTGAAGCAGTTCCGGCACCCGGTGCGCCACCGCCTGTGGGAACTGCCGGCCGGGCTGCTGGACGTGGCGGGGGAGAACCCGCTGCGCGCGGCCCAGCGCGAGCTGTACGAGGAGGCGCACGTCAAGGCCGGGGACTGGCGGGTGCTGGCCGACTTCTTCAGCTCGCCCGGCGGCTCGGACGAGGCGGTACGGATCTTCCTGGCGCGCGACCTGTCGGAGGCCGAGGGCGAGCGGTACGAGGTCTCCGAGGAGGAGTCGGACATGGAGATCGACCGGATCCCCCTCGCCGACCTGGTACGCGGCGTCCTGGCCGGCCGGCTGGGCAACCCGGGGCTGGTCACGGGGGTACTGGCGCTCTCCGCGGCCCTCGCCTCCGACGGCGTGGAGTCGCTGCGCCCGGCGCTGGCCCCCTGGCCGGCCCGCCCCTACACCGCCTAGTACCGCCCCTACACCGCCTAGTACCGCCCCTACACCGCCTAGTACCGCCCCTACACCGCTGCGGCCCGGTCCGGTCCCTGGCAGGGCCGGATGGAGCTGTGGTGTGACCATCCGCTGATCCGATCGGGCGATTTGTCCGCCGCGCTCCACCCTGCCCGTCGCTCTGCGTGAACTACGCTCGCAAATCCGAAGGCAGCGAGAGGAGCGGATCCGTGGCGGATTTCGTCGGGCGGCGGCGTGAGCTCAAGGAGCTGCGCGAGGACATCGCGCGGACCGGGCTCGACACCCTCTCCGGCCGCAAGGCCAAGGCGCCGCGAGCCAGGGTGCTGCTCGTCGCCGGGCGGCCGGGCTCGGGCCGGACCGCCCTCGCCGAGGCGCTGGTGCGCGAGATCGAGAGCGACTACCCGGACGGCGTGCTGAAGGTCCGGCTCACCTCCCCCACCGGGGAGGCCGTCCCGACCGAGCGGGCCGTGCGCACCCTCCTGGAGGCGCTCGGCCGGCCCACCCCGCCCGGCGCCGCCGAGGACGAGCTCAGTTCCGCGCTGCGCGAGGCCCTCGCCGGGCGGCGGGCCGTCCTGCTCGTCGACGACGCGCAGGATCCCCACCAGGTCGACGCCCTCCTGCCCGACACCCCCGAGTGCCTGGTCGTCGTCACCGCCGAGGGTCCGCTGACCGGGATTCCGGATGTCCGGCCCTGCACCCTCGGCGGGCTCGACACCCCCTCGGCCGTCCGCATGCTCGTCCACCGGATCGGCGACATCCGCGTCGCCAACGACCCCCGCGCCGCCGAAGCCCTCGCCGAGGAGTGCGGCGGCCAGCCCGCCGCGCTGAGCCTGGCGGGCGGCTGGCTCGCGGCCCGGCCCAAGGCCTCCGTCTCCGATGT harbors:
- a CDS encoding NUDIX hydrolase, with product MGNDIEDTPESWEIVASRTPFEGAKTSVKSDQVRMPDRAVVRRDYQAHPGSVCVLALDEEQRVLVLKQFRHPVRHRLWELPAGLLDVAGENPLRAAQRELYEEAHVKAGDWRVLADFFSSPGGSDEAVRIFLARDLSEAEGERYEVSEEESDMEIDRIPLADLVRGVLAGRLGNPGLVTGVLALSAALASDGVESLRPALAPWPARPYTA